Part of the Candidatus Rokuibacteriota bacterium genome, CCTCACTGTTGAATGACTCCGCTGTCCTCCAGCTCCCGCTGTGCGCGCTCGCTGTACCCCAGCTCCGTCAGGATCTCGGCCGTGTGCTGGCCCAGCAGCGGGGCGGGACGGTCGACGGCGCCGGGCGTCTCGGAGAGCTTCACCGGGACGCCGAGCGCCTTGATGGGCCCGGCTCCCGGATGGATCAGGTCGACCACCATGGCGCGCGCCAGCACCTGCGGATCGGCCAGCGCCTCGGCGTAGTCGTGGATGGGGCCCGAGGGCACGCCGGCGGCGGCCAGCCGCTCCAGCCACACTGCGCGCGGCTGGGTGGTCGTGGTCCGCTCGAGCTCCGTGATCAGCGCGGCGCGGTTCACGAGGCGCTCCGCACCCCCCGCGAAGCGCGGGTCCCCGGGCAGGTCGGGGCGCCCGATGGCCGCGCAGAGGGCCCCGAAGAGCCTGTCGTCGGCGGCGCCCACCGTGACGTGACCGTCCGCCGCGCGGATGGCCTGATAGGGCGCCGCCAGGCGATGCGCCGAGCCCAGCGGCCCGGGGGGCCGGCCCGTCGCCCAGTACTCGGCCGACTCCCGGGCGGTGAGCGCCAGGGCGGCCTCGAGGAGAGAGGTGTCCACGAGCTGCCCCTCGCCCGTGCGCTCCCGGTGCTCCAGCGCGCACAGGATCCCGTAGGCGGCGAAGAGCCCCGCGGCGAGATCGCTCAGCGGGACGCCCGACTTGGCCGGCGGGCCCTCCTCGGCGCCGGTGACGCTGATGATCCCGCTCATGCCCTGGGCGATCAGGTCATACCCGCCGCGCGCGGCGTACGGCCCGGTGGCCCCGAAGCCGCTGACCGCGCAGTAGACGAGCCGCGGGTTCGCGACGGACAGCGCGTCCCAGCCGAGCCCCAGCCGCTCCGCGACCCCGGGGCGGTAGTTCTGGACGAAGACGTCGGCCGTCTTCACCAGCCGCGTCATGATCTCCACACCCTCGGCGCGCTTGAGGTCCACGGCCAGATCGCGCTTGCCGCGGTTCATGGTCATGAAGGTGGCGCTGTGGCCGTTCCGGTGCGCTGCCCCGAGCTGACGGGTGGGCTCGCCCGCTCCCGGCGGCTCGATCTTGATGACATCCGCGCCCATGTCGGCGAGGTTCATGGTGCAGTAGGGCGCCGCCATGGCCTGGGTGAGATCGATGACCCGGATTCCCTCGAGGGGCTTCACGGCTGCGGCTCGCCCCCTCGCTCCGCTCGGGGGATCACCATGTCCGCTCGCCTCGCCTGGGCTCGCTCACGCTCGCCCGGCCTGCCATATGCGCTCGCCTCGTCTTCGGCTGCGGCTCGCCCGGCCTGCGGCTCGCCGCCTCGCTCCGCTCGGGGGATCACCATGTCCGCTCGCCTCGCCTTCGGCTTCGGCTCGCCGGTCAACGAAGGCGCCCTCGGTAGTCGCGATGCCAGAGGGCGAGGTACTCCGTCGCGTTCCGCCTGATCTCCTCCAGCTCCTCCGCGCTCATCCTGCGCACGGGCTTGGCCGGCACGCCCATGACGAGCCAGCCGGCGGGCACGACCTTGCCCGGGGGGACCAGGGCGCCGGCGCCGACCTGGGCGCCCTCCTCGACCACCGCCCCCGTCAGCACCACCGCGCCGATGCCGATGCGCACGTCGTCCATGATCGTGCAGGCGTGAAGCACGCAGCGGTGGCCGACGGTCACACCGGCGCCCACGAGGCACGGGAACCGCGGCGTCACGTGGAGGACCGAGCTGTCCTGGACATTGCTGTTCCGGCCGACGGTGATGTGGTTGTCCTGATCCCCCCGCACCACGGTGAAGGGCCAGATGCTGGCGCCCGCCTCGATCGTCACGTCTCCGATCACCTGGGCGGCGAGGTCGACGTAGGCGTCCGGATGGACGCGGGGCGTGCGGCCCGGAACCTCCCTGATCATGGCGGGAGCGTACCCCGCATCAGATCACCCGCGCGCGGCGCAGCGCCGCGATCTCCTCGGCGCCGTAGCCCAGCTCGGCGAGCACCGCCTCGGTGTCCTCGCCCAGGAGCGGCGGGGCCTTGCGAAGTGCGGCCGGCGACCGCGAGAGCTTGACCGGGTTACCCAGGGTCTTCAGTGGGCCCGCCTGCGGGTGCTCGTACTCCTGCACCATGCCCCGCGCCTGCGCGTGCGGATCGGCAAGCGCCTCGGGGAGGGTGTAGATGGGCCCGGCGGGAATCCCCGTCTCCTCGCAGCGGGCGAGCCAGTGGGCCCGCGGCTTGTGGCGCGTCACCGCCTCCACCAGCGCCTCCAGCGCGGCCCGATTCTGCACCCGGTCGCCGACGGTCTTGAAGCGTGGATCGTCCACCAGGGCCTCGAGGCCGAGCAAGCCGGCGAACAGCGGCCAGAGCTTGCTGTTGGCGGCACCCACGGTGAAGTGGCCGTCGCTGGCCCGGAAAGCCTGGTAGGGCGCGTTGAGGCGGTGGGCCGTGCCCAGCCGCCGGGGAATCTGGCCCGTGTACCAGTACTCCGTGGCCTCCCACGCCGACAGCGCCAGTCCCGCCTCGAACAGCGAGGTGTCCACGAGCTGCCCGCGCCCGGACACGCGCCGGGCCCGCAGGGCGCAGAGGATCCCGAAGACGGCGAAGAGCCCCGCGCCGAGATCGGTGATGGGCACGCCCACCTTCACGGGCGGTCCGCCCTCGCTGCCCGTGGCGCTCATGATGCCGCTCATGCCCTGGGCCACGAGGTCGAGGCCAACGCGGCCAGCGTAGGGCCCCGTCTGGCCGAAGCCGGAGATGGAGCAGTAGATGAGCCGCGGGTTGCGCGCGGCGAGCGTCTCGTAGTCCACGCCCAGGCGCCTCGCCACGCCGGGCCGGTAATTCTCCACGAGGACATCCGCCGTCGCCGCGAGCTTGCTGAGGACCGCGACGCCATCCGGCTTCGTGAGGTCGAGGGTGATCCCGCGCTTGTTGCGGTTGACGGCGAGGAAGACAGCCGACACGCCGGGGGCCTGGGGCAGCCCGGGCCGGCGGCCGGGCTCGCCCTCCGGCGGCTCCACCTTGAGCACCTCGGCCCCCATGTCGGCCAGCAGCATGCTACAGAAGGGGCCCGCCATGTCCTGGGTCTGGTCGATCACCCGAAGGCCCTGCAGGGCGCCCGTCGCGCTGCCATGCGTCGTCGCGTGCGTCGTCATTGGCGAGCCCGCCGTAGGCTAGCACAGCTGCCCGGAGGATGGAACCGATGCCGGTTTCACGGGGTAGAATGTATGGAGTCGGCGCGCCCGGCCCGCCGGTGCACTGGCCGCGAGACCCAGCGTGAGCCGACTCGCACACCGACTCCACACCATCACAGACCCAGGAGGCTCCTTCTGTGAACACCCCTGATCCGGGTAATGAGGTCCTCGTGACGCGTGA contains:
- a CDS encoding CoA transferase, coding for MKPLEGIRVIDLTQAMAAPYCTMNLADMGADVIKIEPPGAGEPTRQLGAAHRNGHSATFMTMNRGKRDLAVDLKRAEGVEIMTRLVKTADVFVQNYRPGVAERLGLGWDALSVANPRLVYCAVSGFGATGPYAARGGYDLIAQGMSGIISVTGAEEGPPAKSGVPLSDLAAGLFAAYGILCALEHRERTGEGQLVDTSLLEAALALTARESAEYWATGRPPGPLGSAHRLAAPYQAIRAADGHVTVGAADDRLFGALCAAIGRPDLPGDPRFAGGAERLVNRAALITELERTTTTQPRAVWLERLAAAGVPSGPIHDYAEALADPQVLARAMVVDLIHPGAGPIKALGVPVKLSETPGAVDRPAPLLGQHTAEILTELGYSERAQRELEDSGVIQQ
- a CDS encoding gamma carbonic anhydrase family protein, which translates into the protein MIREVPGRTPRVHPDAYVDLAAQVIGDVTIEAGASIWPFTVVRGDQDNHITVGRNSNVQDSSVLHVTPRFPCLVGAGVTVGHRCVLHACTIMDDVRIGIGAVVLTGAVVEEGAQVGAGALVPPGKVVPAGWLVMGVPAKPVRRMSAEELEEIRRNATEYLALWHRDYRGRLR
- a CDS encoding CoA transferase; translation: MTTHATTHGSATGALQGLRVIDQTQDMAGPFCSMLLADMGAEVLKVEPPEGEPGRRPGLPQAPGVSAVFLAVNRNKRGITLDLTKPDGVAVLSKLAATADVLVENYRPGVARRLGVDYETLAARNPRLIYCSISGFGQTGPYAGRVGLDLVAQGMSGIMSATGSEGGPPVKVGVPITDLGAGLFAVFGILCALRARRVSGRGQLVDTSLFEAGLALSAWEATEYWYTGQIPRRLGTAHRLNAPYQAFRASDGHFTVGAANSKLWPLFAGLLGLEALVDDPRFKTVGDRVQNRAALEALVEAVTRHKPRAHWLARCEETGIPAGPIYTLPEALADPHAQARGMVQEYEHPQAGPLKTLGNPVKLSRSPAALRKAPPLLGEDTEAVLAELGYGAEEIAALRRARVI